A stretch of the Streptococcus oralis genome encodes the following:
- a CDS encoding MmcQ/YjbR family DNA-binding protein yields the protein MFEIFKSYQFNKEKAHAYGFVENGEVWTYSCQILQGDFYMTVTITPDNVRFHVFDQETGDLYPQVHMESMRGSFVGSVREACLETLYQIRKACFDVQDFICPQTKRIIAQVQEKYGNQLEYLWEKSPDTAVLRHEGNQKWYAVVMRIPWDKLEKGREGLVEAVNLKHDQVADMLSQKGIYPAFHMNKRYWLSLALDDSLQDEEVIELIEKSWNLTVKK from the coding sequence ATGTTTGAAATTTTTAAATCCTATCAGTTTAATAAAGAAAAAGCTCATGCCTATGGTTTTGTAGAAAATGGAGAAGTCTGGACCTATAGTTGCCAGATTTTGCAGGGTGACTTTTACATGACAGTCACTATCACTCCTGATAATGTGAGATTTCATGTCTTTGACCAGGAAACTGGTGATCTCTATCCTCAAGTACATATGGAAAGTATGCGGGGAAGTTTTGTCGGAAGTGTCCGTGAGGCTTGTTTGGAGACTCTCTACCAGATTCGGAAGGCTTGCTTTGATGTACAGGATTTTATCTGCCCTCAGACTAAGCGTATCATTGCTCAAGTTCAGGAAAAGTATGGTAATCAGTTGGAGTATCTGTGGGAAAAGTCTCCTGATACAGCTGTATTGCGCCATGAAGGCAATCAAAAGTGGTATGCTGTTGTGATGAGAATCCCATGGGATAAGCTGGAAAAGGGGAGAGAAGGGCTAGTCGAAGCAGTCAACCTCAAACACGACCAAGTAGCTGACATGCTTTCACAAAAGGGTATTTATCCAGCTTTTCATATGAATAAACGCTACTGGCTTAGTCTGGCACTTGATGATAGTTTGCAAGATGAAGAAGTGATAGAACTCATCGAAAAAAGTTGGAACTTGACTGTGAAAAAATAA
- the leuB gene encoding 3-isopropylmalate dehydrogenase translates to MTKKIVALAGDGIGPEIMEAGLAVLEALASKTGFDYEIERRPFGGAGIDAVGHPLPDETLKASREADAILLAAIGSPQYDGAAIRPEQGLLALRKELNLYANIRPVKIFDSLKHLSPLKPERIAGVDFVVVRELTGGIYFGDHILEERKARDINDYSYEEVVRIIRKAFEIAGSRRKIVTSIDKQNVLATSKLWRRVAEEVAQDFPDVTLEHQLVDSAAMLMITNPAKFDVIVTENLFGDILSDESSVLSGTLGVMPSASHSEKGPSLYEPIHGSAPDIAGQGIANPISMILSVAMMLRDSFGRYEDAERIERAVEASLAAGILTRDIGGQASTKEMTEAIIERL, encoded by the coding sequence ATGACAAAGAAAATAGTAGCTCTAGCAGGGGATGGAATCGGTCCAGAAATCATGGAAGCTGGTTTAGCGGTTCTGGAAGCTCTAGCTTCAAAAACAGGATTTGACTATGAGATAGAAAGACGCCCCTTTGGAGGTGCGGGTATTGATGCTGTGGGGCATCCCTTACCTGATGAAACCCTCAAGGCATCTAGAGAAGCAGATGCTATTCTCCTAGCGGCTATCGGTAGTCCCCAGTATGATGGGGCAGCGATTCGGCCTGAACAAGGCTTGCTGGCTCTCCGTAAGGAACTCAATCTCTATGCCAATATTCGGCCTGTTAAGATTTTTGACAGTCTCAAGCATTTGTCACCTCTCAAACCGGAACGAATTGCTGGTGTTGACTTTGTCGTGGTACGTGAGTTGACAGGTGGTATCTACTTTGGAGATCATATCCTTGAAGAGCGGAAAGCGCGTGATATCAACGACTACAGCTATGAGGAAGTAGTGCGGATTATTCGTAAGGCCTTTGAAATCGCAGGAAGTCGCAGAAAAATCGTTACTAGTATCGATAAGCAAAATGTTCTAGCGACTTCAAAACTCTGGCGCAGAGTAGCTGAGGAGGTTGCGCAAGATTTTCCAGATGTAACCTTGGAGCACCAGTTGGTGGACTCAGCTGCCATGCTCATGATTACCAATCCTGCCAAGTTTGATGTCATCGTGACAGAGAATCTTTTCGGAGATATCTTATCTGATGAATCAAGCGTTCTATCAGGCACTCTTGGTGTTATGCCATCAGCCAGTCATTCTGAAAAGGGGCCAAGTCTTTATGAGCCTATTCACGGTTCAGCGCCTGATATTGCAGGTCAAGGAATTGCCAATCCTATCTCTATGATTTTGTCAGTTGCTATGATGTTGAGAGACAGTTTTGGACGTTATGAGGATGCAGAGCGTATCGAGCGTGCTGTTGAAGCTAGTTTAGCGGCTGGCATTTTAACAAGAGATATTGGAGGACAGGCTTCGACTAAGGAAATGACAGAAGCCATCATTGAAAGATTATGA
- the leuC gene encoding 3-isopropylmalate dehydratase large subunit: protein MVGKTIFDKLWDRHVITGEEGQPQLMYVDQHYIHEVTSPQAFQGLRDAGRRLRRPDLTFGTFDHNVPTVNIYDIRDVISKAQIDKLAENVEEFGIEHAAHGSEKQGIVHMVGPETGRTQPGKFIVCGDSHTATHGAFGAIAFGIGTSEVEHVFATQTLWQVKPKKMLVEFAGVPQKGVYSKDYILALIAKYGVACGVGYVVEYRGQAIDALTMEERMTICNMSIEFGSKMGIMNPDQTTYDYLKGRECVPEDFEEAVADWKTLVSDEDAVYDKVIRMDVSDLAPMVTWGTNPAMGVDFDSSFPEIKDMNDERAYHYMDLEPGQKPADIELGYIFIGSCTNARLSDLQLAARFVKGKKIAPNLTAIVVPGSRPVKRAAEKLGLDKVFLDAGFEWRDPGCSMCLGMNPDKVPDGVHCASTSNRNFEDRQGFGAKTHLCSPAMAAAAAIAGRFVDVRQMPEAQ, encoded by the coding sequence ATGGTAGGAAAAACGATTTTTGATAAATTATGGGACCGTCATGTCATCACAGGAGAAGAAGGGCAACCCCAACTCATGTATGTAGATCAGCACTATATTCATGAAGTGACCAGTCCCCAAGCTTTTCAAGGATTACGAGATGCAGGCCGCAGATTGAGACGGCCCGACTTGACATTTGGGACCTTTGATCACAATGTACCAACCGTCAATATCTACGATATTCGAGATGTGATTTCTAAGGCTCAAATTGATAAGCTCGCTGAAAATGTTGAGGAGTTTGGGATTGAACATGCGGCCCACGGTTCTGAAAAGCAGGGCATCGTTCACATGGTTGGTCCAGAAACAGGACGGACGCAACCAGGAAAATTCATCGTTTGTGGAGATAGCCACACAGCTACTCACGGAGCTTTCGGAGCTATCGCCTTTGGGATTGGGACCAGTGAGGTTGAGCATGTCTTTGCTACCCAGACACTCTGGCAAGTTAAACCTAAGAAAATGCTGGTAGAATTCGCTGGTGTTCCTCAAAAAGGAGTTTACTCTAAGGATTACATTCTCGCTTTAATTGCCAAGTATGGCGTTGCTTGTGGTGTAGGATATGTGGTGGAATATCGTGGGCAAGCGATTGATGCACTGACCATGGAAGAGAGAATGACCATCTGCAATATGTCCATCGAGTTTGGCTCTAAGATGGGCATCATGAATCCAGATCAAACTACCTATGACTATCTCAAGGGACGGGAATGTGTTCCAGAGGATTTCGAGGAGGCTGTTGCTGACTGGAAGACGCTTGTCAGCGATGAGGATGCTGTTTATGATAAGGTTATCCGGATGGATGTCTCAGACTTGGCTCCTATGGTGACCTGGGGAACCAATCCTGCTATGGGCGTTGACTTTGACAGTAGCTTCCCAGAAATTAAGGATATGAACGATGAACGTGCTTATCATTACATGGACTTGGAGCCTGGTCAAAAGCCAGCGGACATTGAACTAGGATATATTTTTATCGGGTCTTGTACCAATGCTCGACTCAGTGACTTGCAACTGGCTGCTCGATTTGTCAAAGGGAAGAAAATAGCTCCTAACTTAACTGCTATCGTGGTTCCAGGCTCTCGTCCTGTCAAACGAGCTGCTGAGAAGTTGGGCTTGGATAAGGTTTTCTTAGATGCTGGCTTTGAGTGGCGAGACCCAGGTTGCTCTATGTGCCTAGGGATGAATCCCGACAAGGTTCCTGATGGTGTTCACTGCGCTTCAACTAGCAATCGTAACTTTGAAGACAGACAGGGATTTGGTGCTAAGACCCATCTCTGCAGTCCAGCCATGGCAGCTGCAGCGGCTATCGCAGGGCGCTTCGTAGATGTTCGGCAAATGCCAGAGGCCCAGTAA
- a CDS encoding copper homeostasis protein CutC, with amino-acid sequence MIYEFCAENVTLLEKAMQAGARRIELCDNLAVGGTTPSYGVTKAAVELAANYDSTIMTMIRPRGGDFVYTDLEIAIMLEDIRLTAQAGSQGVVFGTLTADKKLDKPNLEKLIAASKGMEIVFHMAFDELSDEDQLEAIDWLSQAGVTRILTRAGVSGDSLEKRFAHYHRILEHAKGKIEILPGGGIDLDNRQTFIDQLGVTQLHGTKVVF; translated from the coding sequence ATGATTTACGAATTTTGCGCTGAAAATGTGACCTTGCTTGAAAAAGCGATGCAGGCTGGAGCTCGTCGAATCGAACTTTGTGACAATCTAGCTGTAGGAGGAACAACGCCAAGTTATGGAGTGACCAAGGCAGCGGTTGAATTGGCAGCTAATTATGATAGCACCATCATGACTATGATTCGTCCCCGTGGTGGCGACTTTGTCTATACTGATCTTGAAATAGCGATCATGCTAGAAGACATTCGTTTGACTGCACAGGCTGGAAGTCAAGGGGTTGTATTTGGGACATTAACTGCTGATAAAAAGTTAGATAAGCCTAATCTTGAGAAGCTGATTGCCGCATCTAAAGGAATGGAAATTGTCTTTCACATGGCCTTTGATGAATTGAGTGATGAAGACCAGTTAGAAGCCATTGACTGGCTCAGCCAAGCTGGTGTCACTCGTATCTTAACTCGTGCTGGTGTGTCTGGAGACTCGCTAGAGAAACGTTTCGCTCATTATCACAGAATTTTGGAACATGCTAAAGGTAAAATTGAAATTCTACCAGGTGGGGGGATTGACTTGGATAACCGTCAAACCTTTATCGACCAGCTGGGTGTGACACAATTGCATGGAACTAAGGTTGTCTTTTAA
- a CDS encoding YbaN family protein has protein sequence MRIIYLCIGFISLALAVIGVVLPLLPTTPFLLLAIACFSKSSKRFEDWLYHTKLYQTYVADFRETKSIARERKKKIIVSIYILMGISIYFAPLLPVKIGLGALTIFITYYLFKVIPDKE, from the coding sequence ATGCGTATCATTTATCTCTGTATTGGCTTTATTTCACTGGCTTTAGCTGTTATTGGAGTTGTCCTACCACTTTTGCCAACAACACCCTTTCTTTTGTTAGCTATCGCTTGCTTTTCAAAATCTTCTAAGCGTTTTGAAGACTGGCTTTATCATACAAAGCTTTATCAGACTTATGTAGCGGACTTTCGGGAAACCAAGTCAATCGCGCGTGAACGAAAGAAAAAAATTATCGTATCTATCTATATCTTGATGGGGATTTCTATTTATTTTGCCCCTCTTTTACCAGTCAAAATCGGTCTGGGAGCCCTGACTATCTTTATTACCTACTATCTCTTTAAAGTCATTCCTGACAAAGAATAG
- a CDS encoding 2-isopropylmalate synthase, translated as MRKVEFFDTSLRDGEQTPGVNFSIKEKVSIARQLEKWGISVIEAGFPAASPDSFIAVQEIAKAMKKTAVTGLARSVKSDIDACYEALKDAKYPQIHVFIATSPIHRKYKLNKSKEEILEAIKEHVSYARSKFEIVEFSPEDATRTELDFLLQVVQTAVDAGASYINIPDTVGFTTPEEFARIFDYLTENIKSDHKVVFGVHCHDDLGMATANTLTAIKHGAGRVQGTINGIGERAGNVALEEVAVALKIREDFFQATSDIVLDETMNTSEMVSRFSGIPVPKNKAVVGGNAFSHESGIHQDGVLKNPLTYEIITPELVGVKSNSLPLGKLSGRHAFVEKLRELALDFTEEDIKPLFAKFKALADKKQEITDADIRALVAGTMVENPEGFHFDDLQLQTHADNKIEALVSLANMDGEKVEFNATGQGSVEAIFNAIDKFFNQSVRLVSYTIDAVTDGIDAQARVLVTVENRDTETIFNAAGLDFDVLKASAIAYINANTFVQKENAGEMGHSVSYRDMPSV; from the coding sequence ATGCGTAAAGTTGAATTTTTTGATACAAGCCTTCGTGATGGGGAACAAACACCTGGTGTTAACTTTTCAATAAAGGAAAAAGTTTCCATTGCAAGACAGCTGGAGAAATGGGGAATTTCTGTAATTGAAGCTGGTTTTCCGGCTGCTAGTCCAGATTCATTTATAGCTGTTCAAGAAATTGCTAAAGCCATGAAAAAAACAGCAGTGACAGGATTAGCTCGTTCTGTAAAATCTGATATTGATGCTTGTTATGAGGCTCTTAAGGATGCCAAGTATCCTCAAATTCATGTCTTTATTGCTACTAGTCCGATTCACCGCAAGTATAAGCTCAATAAGAGCAAGGAAGAGATTTTAGAAGCTATCAAGGAACATGTTTCTTATGCACGTTCTAAGTTTGAAATCGTCGAATTCTCTCCTGAAGATGCGACTAGAACAGAGTTGGATTTCCTCTTACAAGTCGTTCAAACAGCGGTCGATGCAGGTGCATCTTATATCAATATCCCTGACACAGTTGGCTTTACGACTCCAGAAGAGTTTGCTCGTATCTTTGATTACTTGACTGAAAATATTAAATCAGATCATAAAGTTGTCTTTGGTGTCCACTGTCACGATGATCTCGGTATGGCAACTGCAAATACTTTGACAGCAATTAAACACGGTGCTGGACGTGTCCAGGGAACTATTAATGGTATCGGTGAACGCGCAGGTAATGTTGCTCTTGAAGAAGTAGCTGTTGCTTTGAAGATTCGTGAGGATTTCTTCCAAGCAACTAGTGATATTGTTTTGGATGAAACAATGAATACGTCTGAAATGGTTTCTCGCTTTTCTGGTATTCCAGTTCCTAAAAACAAGGCTGTGGTTGGTGGTAATGCCTTCTCTCACGAGTCTGGTATTCACCAAGATGGAGTCCTTAAAAATCCTCTCACTTATGAAATCATCACACCTGAATTGGTCGGTGTTAAGAGCAATAGTCTTCCGCTTGGTAAATTGTCAGGTCGCCATGCCTTTGTTGAAAAACTAAGAGAATTGGCACTAGACTTTACTGAAGAAGACATCAAACCACTCTTTGCTAAGTTCAAGGCGCTGGCGGACAAAAAGCAAGAAATCACAGATGCAGATATTCGAGCTCTGGTCGCTGGTACCATGGTTGAAAACCCAGAAGGCTTCCATTTTGATGATTTGCAACTTCAAACCCATGCAGATAATAAGATTGAAGCCCTCGTTAGTCTGGCTAATATGGATGGTGAAAAAGTCGAATTTAATGCGACAGGGCAAGGTTCCGTTGAAGCGATCTTTAACGCTATCGATAAGTTCTTTAACCAATCTGTCCGCTTGGTGTCCTATACCATCGATGCGGTAACAGATGGAATCGATGCCCAAGCTCGGGTTTTGGTCACTGTTGAAAACAGAGATACAGAAACCATCTTTAACGCAGCAGGTCTTGATTTCGATGTATTGAAGGCTTCCGCTATTGCCTATATCAATGCCAATACTTTTGTTCAAAAAGAGAATGCAGGTGAGATGGGGCATAGCGTTTCCTACCGAGACATGCCTAGTGTGTAA
- a CDS encoding DUF1294 domain-containing protein: MKINEGITLAFLIWNLLIFLIYGIDKSKARRGAWRVPEKILLILALTCGGFGAWLAGITFHHKTRKWYFKTVWFLGMVTTLVALYFIWR, from the coding sequence ATGAAGATAAATGAAGGAATCACGCTTGCCTTCTTGATTTGGAATTTGCTGATTTTCTTGATTTATGGCATTGACAAATCCAAGGCAAGAAGAGGTGCTTGGCGCGTCCCAGAGAAAATCTTACTCATTTTAGCCCTTACTTGTGGTGGTTTTGGTGCCTGGTTGGCAGGAATCACCTTTCACCACAAGACTAGAAAATGGTATTTTAAAACAGTTTGGTTTCTCGGGATGGTGACCACACTAGTAGCCTTATATTTTATTTGGAGGTAA
- the dprA gene encoding DNA-processing protein DprA, whose amino-acid sequence MKITNYEIYKLRKAGLSNQQILTVLEYDETVDQELLLGDIAEISGCRNPAVFMERYFQIDDTQLEKEFQKFPSFSILDDCYPWNLSEIYDAPALLFYKGNLDLLKFPKVAVVGSRSCSSQGAKSVQKVIQGLENELIVVSGLAKGIDTAAHMAALQNGGRTIAVIGTGLDVFYPRANKRLQEHIGNHHLVLSEYGPGEEPLKFHFPARNRIIAGLCRGVIVAEARMRSGSLITCERAMEEGRDVFAIPGNILDGHSDGCHHLIQEGAKLISSGQDVLAEFEF is encoded by the coding sequence ATGAAGATCACAAACTATGAGATTTACAAATTGAGAAAAGCTGGGCTGAGCAATCAACAAATTTTAACAGTTCTTGAATATGACGAGACTGTAGATCAGGAGCTCTTGCTAGGTGATATTGCAGAAATTTCAGGATGTCGCAATCCTGCGGTTTTTATGGAACGCTATTTCCAGATAGATGATACACAGTTGGAGAAAGAGTTCCAAAAATTTCCATCCTTCTCGATTCTTGATGACTGTTATCCTTGGAATCTGAGTGAGATTTATGATGCTCCAGCGCTCTTGTTTTATAAAGGAAATCTAGACCTGTTGAAATTTCCAAAGGTTGCTGTTGTAGGGAGTCGTTCATGTTCTAGTCAGGGAGCAAAGTCGGTTCAGAAAGTCATTCAAGGTTTGGAAAACGAGTTAATTGTGGTCAGTGGTTTAGCCAAAGGGATTGATACAGCTGCTCATATGGCTGCACTCCAGAATGGAGGAAGAACGATTGCCGTCATTGGAACAGGATTGGATGTTTTTTATCCCCGAGCCAATAAACGTTTGCAGGAACACATTGGCAATCACCATTTGGTACTTAGCGAGTACGGACCTGGTGAAGAACCCTTGAAATTTCACTTTCCAGCTCGTAATCGCATCATTGCTGGACTATGCCGTGGCGTTATTGTAGCAGAGGCAAGGATGCGTTCAGGGAGTCTCATTACCTGTGAGCGAGCTATGGAGGAGGGGCGTGATGTTTTTGCCATTCCAGGAAACATTCTAGATGGCCATTCAGATGGCTGTCACCACCTGATCCAAGAGGGGGCAAAGCTGATTTCCAGTGGTCAAGATGTGTTGGCTGAGTTTGAATTTTAA
- the leuD gene encoding 3-isopropylmalate dehydratase small subunit translates to MEKFTVYTGTTVPLMNDNIDTDQILPKQFLKLIDKKGFGKYLMYAWRYLDDNYTEDPDFVFNRPEYRKASILISGDNFGAGSSREHAAWALADYGFKVVIAGSFGDIHYNNELNNGMLPIVQPREVREKLAQLKPTDQVTVDLEQQKIISPVGEFTFEIDSEWKHKLLNGLDDIGITLQYEDLIAAYEKQRPAYWQD, encoded by the coding sequence ATGGAGAAATTTACAGTTTATACGGGAACGACCGTTCCTCTCATGAACGATAACATCGACACCGACCAAATCCTCCCCAAGCAATTTCTCAAGTTGATTGATAAAAAAGGCTTTGGTAAGTACCTTATGTATGCTTGGCGTTATCTGGACGATAACTACACTGAGGATCCAGATTTTGTTTTTAACCGACCTGAATATCGTAAAGCTAGTATTCTCATCTCGGGGGATAACTTTGGTGCGGGGTCTTCGAGGGAACACGCAGCTTGGGCTCTAGCTGACTATGGTTTTAAGGTCGTGATTGCAGGATCTTTCGGGGACATTCATTACAATAATGAACTCAATAATGGCATGTTGCCTATTGTTCAGCCCAGAGAGGTTAGAGAGAAACTAGCCCAGCTCAAACCAACTGACCAGGTAACTGTGGACTTGGAACAACAAAAAATCATCTCACCAGTTGGAGAATTCACTTTCGAAATAGATAGCGAGTGGAAACACAAGCTCTTAAATGGTTTGGATGATATTGGTATTACTTTGCAGTATGAAGATTTGATTGCTGCTTATGAAAAACAACGACCGGC
- the topA gene encoding type I DNA topoisomerase: protein MATATKKKKSTVKKNLVIVESPAKAKTIEKYLGRNYKVLASVGHIRDLKKSSMSVDIENNYEPQYINIRGKGPLINDLKKEAKKANKVFLASDPDREGEAISWHLAHILNLDENDANRVVFNEITKDAVKNAFKEPRKIDMDLVDAQQARRVLDRLVGYSISPILWKKVKKGLSAGRVQSVALKLIIDRENEINAFQPEEYWTIDGVFKKGTKQFQASFYGMNGKKMKLTTNEEVKEVLSHLTSKDFTVDQVDKKERKRNAPLPYTTSTMQMDAANKINFRTRKTMMVAQQLYEGINIGSGVQGLITYMRTDSTRISPVAQNEAASYINDRFGSKYSKHGSKVKNASGAQDAHEAIRPSSVFNTPESIAKYLDKDQLKLYTLIWNRFVASQMTAAIFDTMAVKLSQNGVQFAANGSQVKFDGYLAIYNDSDKNKMLPDMAVGDVVKQVNSKPEQHFTQPPARYSEATLIKTLEENGVGRPSTYAPTIETIQKRYYVRLAAKRFEPTELGEIVNKLIVEYFPDIVNVTFTAEMEGKLDDVEVGKEQWQRVIDAFYKPFSKEVAKAESEMEKIQIKDEPAGFDCEVCGSPMVIKLGRFGKFYACSNFPDCRHTQAIVKEIGVECPSCHQGQIIERKTKRNRIFYGCNRYPECEFTSWDKPIGRDCPKCGHFLVEKKVRGGGKQVVCSNGDYEEEKIK from the coding sequence GTGGCTACGGCAACAAAGAAGAAAAAATCAACAGTTAAAAAAAATCTAGTCATCGTAGAGTCGCCTGCTAAGGCGAAAACGATTGAGAAATATCTAGGCAGAAATTACAAGGTTTTAGCCAGTGTCGGGCATATCCGTGATTTGAAGAAATCCAGTATGTCAGTCGACATTGAAAATAACTATGAACCACAGTATATCAATATCCGAGGAAAAGGTCCTCTCATCAATGACTTAAAAAAAGAAGCTAAAAAAGCCAATAAAGTCTTTCTAGCAAGTGACCCGGACCGTGAAGGAGAAGCGATTTCCTGGCATTTGGCTCACATTCTCAACTTGGATGAAAATGATGCCAACCGTGTAGTCTTTAATGAAATCACCAAAGACGCAGTAAAAAATGCCTTTAAAGAACCTCGCAAGATTGACATGGACTTGGTCGACGCCCAACAAGCTCGTCGAGTCTTAGACCGCTTGGTAGGGTATTCGATTTCGCCTATTTTGTGGAAAAAGGTCAAGAAGGGCTTATCAGCAGGACGCGTGCAGTCTGTTGCCCTTAAGCTCATCATTGACCGTGAAAATGAAATCAATGCCTTCCAACCAGAAGAATACTGGACAATTGATGGTGTTTTTAAGAAGGGAACCAAACAATTTCAGGCTTCTTTCTATGGTATGAATGGCAAAAAGATGAAATTGACCACCAATGAAGAGGTCAAAGAAGTCTTGTCCCATTTGACTAGTAAAGATTTCACAGTAGACCAGGTAGATAAGAAAGAACGCAAACGCAATGCGCCCCTACCGTATACAACTTCAACCATGCAGATGGATGCTGCTAACAAAATCAATTTCCGTACTCGAAAGACTATGATGGTAGCCCAACAGCTCTATGAAGGGATCAATATTGGATCGGGCGTGCAAGGTTTGATTACCTATATGCGTACAGACTCGACTCGTATCAGTCCTGTGGCTCAGAACGAAGCAGCAAGCTATATTAACGACCGCTTTGGTAGCAAGTATTCCAAGCATGGTAGCAAGGTCAAGAATGCCTCAGGTGCTCAAGATGCCCACGAAGCCATTCGTCCATCTAGTGTCTTTAACACACCTGAAAGCATCGCTAAGTACTTGGACAAAGACCAGCTTAAGCTCTATACCCTTATCTGGAACCGTTTTGTGGCTAGCCAGATGACAGCTGCTATCTTTGATACCATGGCTGTCAAACTCTCTCAAAATGGAGTCCAATTCGCGGCAAATGGTAGTCAAGTTAAGTTTGATGGTTATCTTGCTATCTACAATGACTCTGACAAGAACAAAATGTTGCCAGATATGGCTGTTGGAGATGTGGTCAAGCAGGTCAATAGCAAGCCAGAACAACATTTCACTCAACCACCTGCTCGCTATTCGGAAGCGACTCTTATCAAGACCTTGGAAGAAAATGGGGTTGGACGTCCGTCAACTTACGCTCCGACCATTGAAACCATCCAAAAACGTTACTACGTTCGTCTAGCAGCAAAACGTTTTGAACCAACAGAGTTGGGTGAAATTGTTAATAAACTCATTGTTGAATATTTCCCAGATATCGTAAATGTGACCTTCACAGCTGAAATGGAAGGAAAACTGGATGATGTCGAAGTTGGTAAAGAGCAGTGGCAACGGGTCATTGACGCCTTTTACAAACCATTCTCTAAAGAAGTAGCCAAGGCTGAATCCGAAATGGAAAAAATCCAGATCAAGGATGAGCCAGCTGGATTTGACTGTGAAGTTTGTGGCAGTCCAATGGTAATTAAGCTAGGACGTTTTGGTAAATTCTATGCTTGTAGCAACTTCCCAGACTGCCGTCATACACAAGCGATTGTTAAGGAGATTGGTGTCGAGTGTCCAAGCTGTCATCAAGGACAAATCATTGAACGCAAAACCAAGCGCAATCGTATCTTCTATGGTTGCAATCGCTATCCAGAATGTGAGTTTACTTCCTGGGACAAACCAATTGGCCGTGACTGTCCAAAATGCGGACACTTCCTAGTGGAGAAAAAAGTCCGTGGTGGTGGCAAGCAGGTTGTATGTAGTAATGGCGACTACGAAGAAGAGAAAATTAAATAA